From the Streptococcus halotolerans genome, the window CTTTGCAACTAAAAATAAAAGGTTCCCCGAAATGTTGAAAGAAGAGTGTTTCTAAAAATTTATACTCTTCGAAAATCAAAATCAGACGTTGTTGACTTGATTCGATAAACTTCAGTTCTATCTGCATTGGCGTCGCATAATCTGCTTTTGCTTTTCATTGAGTGTTAATTATTATTTATCCTCTTGGAAAAATTCTCAAATGCCCAAATTTTTAGGGGTGGTTGACATTTAAGGCTGAGACAGAACTCAGTCTTGTGCTTTCTTGTGGCTCTTTATCAGACGCAGTGATTAAGTGGCTGATAATTCGCAGACGATATTAGCTTGTATAGCTCTGGGGCAGTGGACAGCAAAATAAAGCTCTTAGAGTAGGAGTAAGTTCTTCATTATAATCAAAGATAAGATAGACCTCTGCTAAAATAAAGTATCTATGAAACTCTTTTAAGCTTTGTAGATGACAAAGATAGTTTAATCGATTATCTTAGTTTGAAATGTTCTGCTGTTTTTTGTTCTATTGCCCTTGTCAAGTCTTGGGTAATTAAGGTATAATCTTTTTGTGAAAATAGTTACAATTTTATGAAGAGGTTTTTTATGGAAACAGATTATCAACAACAGCATCCTGAAAAGTTTGCTACATTTATTAAACGTCAACGGATTGTTTTTCTCATTTCCTTCTTTGGTTACGTCTGTGCCTATTTAGTACGCAATAATTTTAAATTGATGTCTAATAGCATAATGATTAATAATGGGTGGGACAAGGCTGATATTGCCACACTTCTGTCTTGTCTAACTGTCTCCTATGGGCTTGCTAAATTTTTCATGGGTGCCTTAGGAGATAAGGTCAGTTTACGTAAACTTTTTGCTGTTTGTTTAGGAAGCAGTGCCTTAATCTGTATTATCATTGGCTTTTTCAACACGTCCATGCTAACACTTGGTGTCCTTTTAATCCTCTGCGGTATTGTTCAAGGCGCTTTAGCACCTGCTTCACAGGCTATGATTGCTAATTTCTTCCCTAATAAAACGCGGGGAGGAGCTATTGCAGGGTGGAACATTTCTCAAAATGCAGGATCTGCTCTCCTACCAATGATGCTTGCCTTTCTAACGAGTGCTGGCTTTATCACGCCTGAAACCGGTAACATCTATATGGCCTTTTTAGTACCCGGCGTACTAGTCTTAGGGTTTGCCCTGATTTGTTGGAAACTGGGAGGTGACAATCCTGAGTCAGAAGGTCTTGATTCCTTGCGAACCATGTATGGTGATGCTGGTGAATCAAATGTGGCGACTGAGGAAGAGAAAAATTCACTCTCTTACGGTCAGTTAATTTGGAAATACGTTTTTTGTAACCCTGCCCTACTTTTGGTTGCTGCAGTCAATGTTGCCCTCTACTTTATTCGTTTTGGGATTGAAGACTGGATGCCTATTTATCTCAGTGAAGTTGCTAATTTACCAACAGAACAAGCCCAAATTGTCATATCCATTTTAGAATGGGTAGCCATCCCAGGTTCGCTTGTATTTGCTTGGTTAGCGATCAAATATCCTAATAAAATGGCGAAAATAGGAGCTATCGGTCTCT encodes:
- a CDS encoding MFS transporter, which translates into the protein METDYQQQHPEKFATFIKRQRIVFLISFFGYVCAYLVRNNFKLMSNSIMINNGWDKADIATLLSCLTVSYGLAKFFMGALGDKVSLRKLFAVCLGSSALICIIIGFFNTSMLTLGVLLILCGIVQGALAPASQAMIANFFPNKTRGGAIAGWNISQNAGSALLPMMLAFLTSAGFITPETGNIYMAFLVPGVLVLGFALICWKLGGDNPESEGLDSLRTMYGDAGESNVATEEEKNSLSYGQLIWKYVFCNPALLLVAAVNVALYFIRFGIEDWMPIYLSEVANLPTEQAQIVISILEWVAIPGSLVFAWLAIKYPNKMAKIGAIGLFSMTGFVIVYEQMTAGGQPNYPLLLIISGILGALIYGPQLIVNILTIDFVPLNVAGTAIGFVGVTAYLIGNMGANWLMPILADSFGWFWSYIVIAALSTFSAVGYLILSKREEEIIKE